A DNA window from Pungitius pungitius chromosome 1, fPunPun2.1, whole genome shotgun sequence contains the following coding sequences:
- the dennd4c gene encoding DENN domain-containing protein 4C isoform X2, with product MIEDKGHRVTDYFVVAGLTDKSTPLEQDLSETKSSGPKAPITDLAVINRSAGEAVPEGFTCIDATYSGQPANLNHGSLKSPELFLCYKRGRGKSPLIDVGVLYEGKERLIQGCEVIQATPYGRCANVNNSSATSQRIFITLRRAPPVQPQNSLAVTDICVIVTSKGEIPPHTFCKVDKNLNCGMWGSNVFLCYKKSVSASNSISYNAGLIFRYPEEDYESFPLSESVPLFCLPMGAKIECWAPNTRDPLPVFSTFVLTISSGEKVYGAAIQFYESHPVDQLSEKQKIQLGLLTTVEKKVIPNRPVNSNKCICLLSRWPFFESFRKFLMFIYKLSVSGPHHLPIEKHIAHFMHNVSFPSPQRPRILVQLSAHDTLILSQPVCTPLPLSGADYGTLLMNLGSENCATLLHFVLLESKILLHSLRPAVLTGVAEAVAAMIFPFQWQCPYIPLCPLSLAGVLNAPCPFIVGVDSRYFDLYDPPPDVVCVDLDTNTIYLSDEKRHSNWKNLPKKPCKSLVNALSNLHHQLATVSVCQTAQDDSAVDMTPIEADFTWHKKKTALEMEIQENFLRFMASILRGYRIYLKPITQAPSEKATAADSLYDLQGFLKSRDRAHQKFYSQLTKTQIFIRFIEECTFVSDKDTGLAFFDDCVEKLFPSDKINDKGTKVEGESFEDTRLLELDESQKSEHTVFVMPPEPPAGDGAENSPRYTYKGFPRLHMELFDRPREFRPALSSRAAGASLSSSPALLAKRTKQEIKLAYKMAKRFYSNPPLWARCMFSHCYSLWFICLPAAVRLSKSKSRAMQRAYNVLLKMRTTEVEVLDEVCYRVVMQLCGLWGLPVMAVRVLVEMKKAGVHPNAITYGYYNKAVLESPWPSRNRSGLFMWTKVRNVLRGVAQFKHSLDRTPSSKEPPTASTGGCVVTDADRLSHGSADSSSEVNGEAHDLFAGSHGIESTPDNHCSTGRQSDQGYGSKDELHQELSHSAVRSTEERNHSRAQQNGGDIAGSVDSAVAVADVLSAVDVPSPVPSIVKLSTGSFDSGRETGPGKLFRRHSKADNVSLPEDDASLPSGDVANPPQQQRQKSYAERSCSFSAETRAGMLLEKGVDHMASQMGADARILAAALCAGQSPPPNSVSKALFRDLEEEPEDDTGLILVKLPEEEGEAAAEGQGKDVDVTELKKVHRERKNTETNGEDQRGPTLERADVEVGADPLSLLVTESDESASISSQEPPRSVPAVVSRNLAEEIEMYMSLRGPTGVKSSSMELQESLRDSADPPESKLPLARRCSLPVPPVKTPTGSPGDTPKRSPTPVTRSKTFAAKSKTTAAAAAAAGAARSPGPRSSSLTALVKSSQGGSLGSVINSISGIKMDHLLSGPKIDVLKSGMKQAANVASKVWGAVASAYSYSDDEEEPAQGGGGFPSHLDEHMLTASDADESPERGAIPGLVSNGLNQSCTSLGSSSGSSDTGRGTHQTHSIPGRAGRGPDSEQSSSHHASSSSIYQNCALEVLMSSCSQCRSCEALVYDEEIMAGWTADDSNLNTNCPFCRTAFLPLLHVEFHDLRTMTGFYMNPGASGDSIHSTSNHLTGSSSADVKTSDLLTFPEEEPRETSDNLPVAQKSVVPEPVQPDPLGLLENQAAGKQRSSSGTSLTRSNSVGGPLQSLDYSQRPGHGVSTTSLPCSLQAASDGMGTKMANPKPVSVPYLSPLVLRKELETLLENEGDQVIYTHKFLSQHPIIFWNLVWYFRRLDLPTHLPGLILTSEHCNKGVQLPLTSLSQDSKQVYVQLLWDNINLHQEHGEPLYQRWRTLLEKKGMLAPTDHHEIRTLLNTIVRNIQTNDIYGPINLLIREIKQRPEGVKRQRSIYREILFLSLVALGKENIDVEAFDREYRSAYDELSAEKLKSLHLIDRPPSPSVQWCLKCFGTPVI from the exons ATGATCGAAGACAAGGGTCACCGCGTGACCGACTACTTTGTGGTGGCCGGGCTGACGGACAAATCCACCCCGCTGGAGCAGGACCTGTCGGAGACCAAGTCCAGCGGGCCCAAAGCGCCCATCACCGACCTGGCCGTCATCAACAGGTCGGCGGGAGAAGCGGTGCCCGAGGGCTTCACGTGCATCGACGCCACCTACAGCGGCCAGCCGGCCAACCTCAACCACGGCAGTCTGAAGAGCCCCGAGTTGTTCCTGTGCTACAAGAGGGGTCGAGGGAAGTCTCCTCTCATCGATGTCGG TGTGCTGTACGAGGGTAAGGAGCGTCTAATCCAGGGCTGCGAGGTCATCCAGGCGACGCCGTACGGCCGCTGCGCCAACGTCAACAACAGCTCGGCCACCTCCCAGCGCATCTTCATCACCTTGCGCCGGGCGCCGCCCGTCCAGCCGCAGAACTCCCTCGCCGTGACGGACATCTGCGTCATAGTCACCAGTAAAGGGGAGATACCGCCCCATACCTTCTGCAAGGTGGACAAGAACCTTAACTGTGGCATG TGGGGCTCAAATGTGTTCCTGTGTTACAAGAAATCCGTATCTGCGTCCAACTCCATCAGCTACAACGCCG GCCTCATCTTTCGTTACCCAGAAGAGGACTACGAGTCTTTTCCTCTGTCCGAGTCTGTCCCTCTGTTTTGTTTGCCCATGGGCGCCAAGATAGAGTGCTGGGCACCAAACACGCGTGACCCTTTGCCCGTCTTCTCCACGTTCGTCTTGACCATCTCGTCTGGTGAAAAG GTGTATGGAGCAGCCATCCAGTTCTACGAGTCGCATCCGGTGGATCAGTTGAGCGAGAAGCAGAAGATCCAGCTGGGCCTGCTCACCACGGTGGAGAAGAAGGTGATCCCCAACCGGCCAGTAAACAGCAATAAATGCATCTGCCTGCTCTCCCGCTGGCCCTTCTTTGAGTCCTTCCGCAAGTTCCTGATGTTCATCTACAAGCTGTCCGTCTCCGGCCCTCACCATCTGCCTATCGAAAA GCACATCGCGCACTTCATGCACAATGTGTCGTTTCCGTCCCCTCAAAGGCCAAGAATATTGGTCCAG ctCTCTGCACATGACACCTTGATCCTCTCCCAGCCTGTGTGTACACCCTTACCACTCAG CGGGGCGGACTACGGCACTCTGCTGATGAACCTGGGCTCGGAGAACTGCGCCACCCTGCTGCACTTCGTCCTGCTGGAGAGCAAGATCCTGCTGCACTCGCTCCGCCCCGCCGTGCTCACCGGGGTGGCCGAGGCCGTGGCGGCT ATGATCTTCCCCTTTCAGTGGCAGTGTCCCTACATTCCCCTCTGCCCGCTCTCCCTGGCTGGCGTCCTCAATGCCCCCTGTCCCTTTATAGTGGGAGTGGACTCCCGCTACTTTGACCTTTACGATCCTCCGCCggatgttgtctgtgtggatcTGGACACCAACACCATCTACCT ttcagACGAAAAAAGACACAGCAACTGGAAAAACCTGCCAAAGAAGCCCTGCAAGAGTCTCGTCAACGCACTGAGCAACTTGCACCACCAGCTGGCCACTG tttcagTATGTCAAACAGCACAGGACGACTCTGCAGTGGACATGACCCCCATTGAGGCGGACTTCACCTGGCACAAGAAGAAGACCGCGCTGGAGATGGAAATCCAAGAGAACTTCCTCCGCTTCATGGCCTCCATCCTTAGGGGCTACCGCATCTACCTCAAGCCCATCACACAGGCGCCCTCCGAAAAGGCCACGGCCGCAGACTCCCTCTACGACCTGCAAG GGTTTCTCAAAAGCAGAGACCGAGCCCACCAGAAGTTCTACTCCCAGCTTACCAAGACCCAGATATTCATCCGCTTCATTGAGGAGTGCACCTTCGTCAGTGACAAAGACACTGGTCTGGCCTTCTTTGACGACTGCGTCGAGAAG CTTTTTCCCTCTGATAAAATCAACGACAAGGGCACCAAG GTTGAAGGGGAGTCATTTGAGGACACAAGACTGCTGGAGTTGGACGAGTCCCAGAAGAGTGAACACACCGTTTTCGTCATGCCCCCTGAGCCTCCAGCGGGCGATGGAGCGGAAAATTCTCCCAGATACAC CTACAAAGGTTTCCCCAGGCTGCACATGGAGCTGTTCGACCGTCCGAGGGAGTTCCGGCCAGCGCTCAGCAGCAGAGCGGCGGGGGCCAGTCTGTCCAGCAGCCCCGCCCTACTGGCTAAGAGAACGAAGCAG GAGATCAAGCTAGCGTACAAGATGGCCAAGCGTTTCTACTCCAACCCCCCGCTGTGGGCCCGCTGTATGTTCAGTCACTGCTACAGCCTGTGGTTCATCTGCCTGCCGGCTGCCGTGCGGCTCTCCAAGTCTAAAAGCCGCGCCATGCAGCGGGCGTACAACGTCCTCCTGAAGATGAGGACCACCGAGGTGGAGGTGCTGGATGAG GTGTGTTACCGAGTGGTGATGCAGCTCTGTGGTTTATGGGGTCTCCCTGTCATGGCTGTGCGAGTCCTGGTTGAGATGAAGAAAGCTGGAGTGCATCCGAACGCCATCACCTATGGATACTACAACAAG GCCGTCTTGGAGAGCCCGTGGCCGAGCAGGAACCGCAGCGGCCTCTTTATGTGGACCAAGGTTCGTAACGTGCTCCGTGGAGTGGCCCAGTTCAAGCACTCTCTAGACCGGACACCTTCCAGTAAGGAGCCCCCCACAG CGTCAACAGGAGGGTGCGTCGTCACCGACGCTGACCGTTTGAGCCACGGAAGTGCCGACAGCTCAAGCGAGGTCAACGGGGAGGCACACGACCTGTTTGCCGGCAGCCACGGCATTGAAAGCACACCAGACAACCACTGCAGCACAG GACGACAGTCTGACCAAGGCTACGGCTCCAAAGATGAGTTGCACCAGGAGCTTTCACATTCAGCTGTCCGTTCCACCGAGGAGAGAAACCATTCCAGAGCCCAGCAAAACG GAGGTGACATTGCTGGCTCAGTGGATAGTGCTGTAGCAGTAGCAGACGTCCTCAGTGCTGTTGATGTCCCGTCACCCGTCCCCAGTATTGTGAAGCTGTCCACGGGGAGCTTTGATAGTGGCAGGGAAACCG gtccAGGGAAGCTGTTCAGAAGACACAGCAAGGCCGATAACGTGTCTCTCCCTGAAGACGACGCCTCACTGCCCTCGGGGGATGTAGCTAACCCACCTCAACAGCAGCGACAAAAGTCCTATGCCGAGCGCAGCTGTAGCTTCAGCGCTGAGACGCGTGCTGGGATGCTCCTCGAGAAAGGCGTGGACCACATGGCCAGCCAGATGGGTGCCGATGCGCGAATCCTGGCTGCAGCGCTCTGCGCTGGTCAAAGTCCACCCCCTAATAGTGTGTCCAAAGCCCTTTTTAGAGACCTGGAGGAAGAGCCTGAAGACGACACAGGCTTGATATTGGTGAAGcttccagaggaggagggagaagcagcagcagagggacaGGGGAAGGATGTAGACGTGACTGAGTTAAAAAAGGTCCATCGAGAAAGGAAGAACACTGAAACAAACGGGGAGGACCAACGAGGGCCAACCCTGGAAAGGGCTGACGTGGAGGTAGGCGCCGACCCGCTTTCCCTGCTGGTGACTGAGAGCGACGAGTcggcctccatcagcagccagGAGCCGCCGCGGTCCGTGCCCGCCGTGGTGTCCCGCAACCTGGCCGAGGAGATCGAAATGTATATGAGCCTGAGGGGCCCCACGGGCGTGAAGTCCTCCAGCATGGAGCTCCAGGAGTCCCTGAGAGACTCCGCCGACCCCCCGGAGTCCAAACTGCCTTTGGCGCGCAGGTGCAGCCTCCCCGTGCCGCCTGTCAAAACTCCAACCGGCTCCCCGGGCGATACGCCCAAACGCAGCCCGACCCCCGTCACTCGCTCCAAGACTTTTGCAGCGAAGTCAAagaccaccgccgccgccgccgctgctgccggCGCAGCGCGTAGCCCGGGCCCCCGATCGTCCTCGCTGACGGCGCTGGTCAAGTCTTCCCAGGGAGGGTCGTTGGGCTCGGTCATCAACTCCATTTCAGGCATCAAGATGGACCACCTCTTGTCGGGACCTAAGATAGATGTGCTCAAGTCCGGCATGAAACAGGCAGCAAATGTGGCCAGCAAAGTGTGGGGGGCAGTTGCTTCGGCTTACTCCTACTCGGATGACGAG GAAGAACCGGCTCAGGGGGGCGGCGGCTTCCCGTCCCATCTGGATGAGCACATGCTGACTGCGAGTGACGCGGATGAGAGCCCCGAGAGGGGGGCCATCCCGGGCCTGGTATCCAACGGCCTCAACCAGAGCTGCACCAGCCTGGGtagcagcagtggcagcagcgaCACGGGCCGGGGGACCCACCAGACAC ATTCGATTCccggacgagcaggcaggggTCCGGACTCTGAGCAGAGCTCCTCGCATCACGCCTCCTCCTCGAGCATTTACCAGAACTGTGCCCTGGAG GTGCTGATGTCCAGCTGCTCTCAGTGCCGCTCTTGTGAAGCCCTGGTGTACGATGAGGAGATTATGGCTGGCTGGACAGCCGACGACTCCAACCTCAACACCAACTGTCCCTTCTGTCGCACGGCCTTCCTTCCGTTACTGCACGTTGAGTTTCACGACTTGCGAACTATGACCGG GTTCTACATGAACCCTGGTGCCTCAGGAGACAGTATCCACAGCACCAGTAACCATCTCACAGGCAGCAGCTCGGCTGACGTAAAGACATCGGACCTACTTACTTTCCCCGAAGAGGAACCCAGAGAGACTTCTGACAATCTGCCTGTTGCACAAAAGAG TGTGGTCCCAGAGCCGGTGCAGCCGGACCCTTTGGGTCTCCTGGAGAACCAGGCGGCAGGGAAGCAGCGTAGCAGCAGTGGGACGTCACTTACGCGCAGCAACAGTGTCGGGGGTCCACTGCAGAGCCTGGACTACTCCCAGAGACCTGGACATGGCGtctccaccaccagcctgccctgcagcctgcaggcgGCGTCG GACGGCATGGGGACTAAAATGGCGAACCCTAAGCCTGTATCCGTTCCGTACCTCAGTCCCTTGGTGCTACGCAAGGAGCTGGAGACCCTGTTGGAAAACGAGGGCGATCAG GTGATCTACACCCACAAGTTCCTCAGCCAGCACCCCATCATCTTCTGGAACCTGGTTTGGTATTTCCGTCGCCTGGACCTTCCCACTCACCTACCTGGCCTCATTCTTACCTCTGAACACTGTAACAAGGGCGTACAG CTGCCCCTGACGTCACTGTCCCAGGACAGCAAGCAGGTGTACGTCCAGCTCCTGTGGGACAACATCAATCTGCACCAGGAACACGGAGAGCCCCTCTACCAGCGCTGGAGGACCTTGT TGGAGAAGAAGGGGATGCTGGCGCCGACAGACCACCACGAGATTCGTACCCTCCTCAACACCATAGTTCGCAACATCCAGACCAACGACATCTATGGTCCGATCAACCTGCTGATCCGAGAGATCAAACAGCGCCCAGAGGGTGTCAAAAGGCAGAG GAGTATCTACAGAGAAATATTGTTCCTCTCACTGGTGGCGTTGGGGAAGGAGAACATCGACGTCG AGGCCTTCGACAGGGAGTACCGCTCGGCCTACGACGAACTGAGCGCCGAGAAGCTCAAGTCTTTGCACCTCATCGACCGCCCGCCCAGCCCCAGCGTCCAGTGGTGCCTTAAATGCTTCGGGACCCCTGTCATCTGA